Proteins encoded by one window of Rhodamnia argentea isolate NSW1041297 chromosome 6, ASM2092103v1, whole genome shotgun sequence:
- the LOC115751240 gene encoding probable methyltransferase At1g29790, giving the protein MKSCCCFPKCGFKRVMACFQISLGGLVIFASLLSLFSFYKAGFFLRNEDICHHFYGMKDFHSGFDLKALSDRVDEVLNKLDTLQEKLESKVQQMEKNKDALANSNITKLEYKKYLEDEVIRPLYSAHIALRQIRLPKGEGIRNITFKEEPLINTFIIEEIRKYITPKENRVGKVNIYGSERVHNTIGHACVLYKKELEEYMDYDIGSYCKDDWNMAQKLMINGCDPLPRRRCLTRASKVYQKPYAINESLWRLPDHRNVRWSNYRCRNFECLASNNPQRGYSKCSGCFEMEKEKLKWVTNTSLITDFLISDILEIKPGEVRIGLDFGVGTGTFAARMRENNVTIITTALNLGAPFNEMIALRGLVPLYVTLNQRLPFFDNTMDLIHTTGFLDGWIDLVLMDFIMFDWDRVLRPGGLLWIDRFFCKRKDLDDYMYMFLQFRYKKHKWAIAPKSDNEVYLSAVLEKPPRAI; this is encoded by the coding sequence ATGAAGAGCTGCTGTTGTTTTCCTAAATGTGGATTCAAGAGGGTAATGGCTTGCTTTCAGATCTCGTTAGGTGGGCTCGTCATCTTCGCGAGCTTGCTGAGCCTCTTTAGCTTCTACAAGGCCGGATTTTTCCTGCGCAACGAGGACATATGCCACCATTTCTACGGAATGAAGGATTTCCACAGCGGTTTCGACCTGAAAGCTCTCTCGGATAGAGTCGACGAAGTGCTAAACAAGTTGGACACCTTGCAAGAGAAGCTCGAATCCAAGGTGCAACAGATGGAGAAGAATAAAGATGCTTTGGCTAATTCTAACATTACAAAGCTGGAGTACAAGAAGTACTTGGAAGATGAGGTGATTAGGCCTCTTTACAGTGCTCATATCGCCCTGAGACAGATCCGGCTACCGAAGGGCGAAGGGATAAGGAACATTACTTTTAAGGAGGAGCCATTGATCAACACGTTCATAATCGAGGAGATCCGGAAGTACATAACCCCGAAGGAGAACAGAGTAGGGAAGGTCAACATATACGGAAGCGAGAGAGTACACAACACGATCGGTCATGCTTGTGTGCTGTACAAGAAGGAATTGGAGGAATATATGGACTACGACATCGGTTCCTACTGCAAGGATGACTGGAACATGGCGCAGAAGCTCATGATCAATGGCTGCGATCCTCTCCCGCGTAGACGGTGCTTGACCCGGGCCTCGAAGGTCTACCAAAAGCCGTACGCCATTAATGAGTCCCTGTGGAGATTGCCTGACCATAGGAACGTGAGGTGGAGCAATTACCGGTGCAGGAACTTTGAATGCCTAGCTAGCAACAACCCGCAGCGCGGTTATTCTAAGTGCTCCGGCTGTTTTGAAATGGAGAAAGAGAAGCTGAAATGGGTCACTAACACATCTCTTATAACGGATTTTCTTATTAGTGACATCCTAGAGATTAAGCCTGGAGAAGTACGGATTGGATTGGACTTTGGTGTTGGCACGGGAACTTTCGCTGCGAGAATGAGAGAAAATAATGTGACAATCATCACGACTGCGCTGAATCTCGGGGCTCCGTTCAATGAAATGATTGCCTTGAGAGGCCTGGTTCCTCTCTATGTGACGCTGAACCAGAGGCTACCCTTTTTCGACAACACAATGGACTTGATTCACACGACAGGATTCTTGGACGGGTGGATCGATCTAGTGCTGATGGACTTCATAATGTTCGACTGGGATCGGGTGTTGAGGCCAGGAGGATTGCTGTGGATTGATCGGTTCTTCTGTAAGAGAAAAGATCTGGATGACTACATGTACATGTTTCTGCAGTTCAGATACAAGAAACACAAATGGGCAATCGCTCCTAAGTCGGACAATGAGGTGTATCTCTCTGCAGTACTGGAGAAACCTCCAAGAGCTATATAA
- the LOC115751229 gene encoding nuclear transcription factor Y subunit B-4, translating to MVDEPESLLPIANVGRIMKQILPPNAKISKEAKQTIQECATEFISFVTGEASERCHKENRKTVNGDDICWALSNLGFDNYAEAMARYLHKYREYERERNRINNNNNQTLATTSGDKKDDEDLHFRIEEQGVRQVETHQSVAPLEFQFIDKGKSSTSEPGGG from the coding sequence ATGGTTGATGAGCCAGAGAGCTTATTACCAATCGCAAACGTGGGCCGCATAATGAAGCAAATCCTGCCGCCGAACGCCAAGATCTCCAAGGAAGCAAAGCAGACCATCCAAGAGTGCGCAACGGAGTTCATAAGCTTCGTGACGGGCGAGGCGTCAGAAAGGTGTCACAAGGAGAATCGCAAGACGGTGAACGGGGACGACATCTGTTGGGCTCTCAGCAATCTAGGGTTTGACAACTATGCTGAGGCAATGGCCAGGTATTTGCACAAATATAGGGAgtatgaaagagagagaaataggatcaacaacaacaacaatcaaaCCCTAGCTACTACAAGTGGGGACAAAAAGGATGACGAAGATCTACACTTCAGAATTGAAGAGCAAGGAGTAAGGCAAGTCGAAACCCACCAAAGTGTTGCTCCTTTAGAGTTCCAATTCATTGACAAGGGCAAGAGTTCCACATCTGAGCCAGGTGGAGGGTGa